One Henriciella litoralis genomic window carries:
- a CDS encoding PaaI family thioesterase, whose amino-acid sequence MTQPTIVETGEFAGWRTWPTEPFEYESAGPFYFKVDEEGPVAAFRAARKHMNAGGVVHGGCLMAFADYALFAIAHEHIQDEYGLTVAFNSEFLSGPPEGAYIEARGEVLRAGRSIIFVRGLITGDGKPCLNFSGTIMRRPIRPA is encoded by the coding sequence ATGACACAACCCACAATTGTCGAGACGGGCGAGTTTGCCGGCTGGCGCACATGGCCGACAGAGCCATTTGAGTATGAGTCGGCCGGCCCCTTCTATTTCAAGGTCGATGAAGAAGGGCCTGTGGCGGCGTTCAGGGCAGCTCGCAAACATATGAATGCCGGCGGTGTGGTTCACGGCGGCTGCCTGATGGCGTTCGCCGACTATGCGCTCTTTGCGATCGCGCATGAGCACATCCAAGACGAATACGGCCTTACAGTCGCGTTCAATTCCGAGTTCCTGTCTGGCCCGCCCGAAGGCGCCTATATCGAGGCGCGCGGCGAAGTGCTTCGCGCGGGACGCTCCATCATCTTCGTGCGCGGCCTGATCACAGGCGACGGCAAGCCCTGCCTGAACTTTTCGGGCACGATCATGCGCCGGCCGATAAGACCGGCATAG
- a CDS encoding acyl-CoA dehydrogenase family protein — translation MAFDAEIRQALIEQVRRFVTEKCIPLENQVGETDEVPQEIVDEMKQLGLFGLAVPEDFGGLGLDMETECLVAFELGRTSPAFRSVAGTNIGIGSQALVLFGTDEQKEKWLPGIASGDLVSSFALTEPGAGSDAGSLTTKAIRDGDHYVLNGTKRYITNANKADLFTVMARTAPDVKGPKGVSAFVVERDTPGVSVGQPEKKMGQQGAHVCDVIFEDARVPVDNLIGNEGEGFKVAMSVLDKGRLHISAVATGMSERLIKEMVAYASERVQGGKPIIDHQLIQALLADSQAETYAAKCMILDAAKKRDAGENVTLLASSAKLFSTEANGRVADRAVQVFGGAGYITDYGIERFYRDARIFRLYEGTSQIQQIIIARELKKKGAADLL, via the coding sequence ATGGCATTCGATGCCGAAATCCGTCAGGCGTTGATCGAACAGGTCCGCCGCTTTGTGACCGAGAAATGTATCCCACTGGAAAACCAGGTCGGTGAAACAGACGAAGTGCCACAGGAAATCGTCGATGAGATGAAACAGCTTGGTCTTTTCGGGCTTGCCGTACCGGAAGACTTTGGCGGCCTCGGCCTCGACATGGAAACCGAATGCCTCGTTGCTTTTGAGCTTGGCCGCACGTCTCCGGCCTTCCGGTCGGTCGCCGGTACGAATATTGGCATTGGCAGCCAGGCGCTTGTCCTCTTCGGGACCGATGAGCAGAAGGAAAAGTGGCTGCCGGGCATCGCCTCGGGCGATCTGGTCTCCAGCTTCGCGCTGACCGAGCCGGGCGCAGGCTCCGACGCCGGTAGCCTGACGACAAAAGCCATTCGCGACGGCGATCACTACGTCCTCAACGGAACCAAGCGCTACATCACCAATGCCAACAAGGCTGACCTGTTCACCGTCATGGCGCGCACGGCGCCGGACGTGAAAGGCCCCAAAGGTGTGTCGGCCTTTGTCGTTGAACGCGACACGCCTGGCGTCAGCGTTGGCCAGCCTGAGAAGAAGATGGGCCAGCAGGGCGCACATGTCTGTGACGTGATCTTTGAAGACGCCCGCGTGCCTGTCGACAATCTCATCGGCAATGAGGGCGAAGGCTTCAAGGTCGCGATGAGCGTGCTCGACAAGGGCCGCCTACACATCTCAGCCGTCGCGACGGGCATGTCAGAGCGCCTGATCAAGGAAATGGTCGCCTATGCCAGTGAGCGGGTGCAGGGCGGCAAACCGATTATCGACCATCAGCTGATCCAGGCGCTGCTTGCAGACAGCCAGGCTGAAACCTATGCCGCAAAATGCATGATCCTGGATGCCGCAAAGAAGCGGGATGCTGGTGAGAATGTGACGCTGTTGGCCTCATCTGCCAAACTGTTCTCAACTGAAGCCAATGGCCGGGTCGCCGACCGCGCCGTGCAGGTCTTCGGCGGGGCAGGGTACATCACTGATTACGGGATCGAACGCTTTTATCGTGACGCGCGGATTTTCCGCCTTTACGAAGGCACGAGCCAGATTCAGCAGATCATCATTGCCCGAGAACTCAAGAAAAAGGGCGCTGCCGATCTGCTCTAG
- a CDS encoding serine hydrolase domain-containing protein: MTIQDDIQASDVGLNQERLDRIATYFAKSYLDSGKLPCMATMVSRNGQIVHEAYRGRDELDGGDPINADTIFRIYSMTKPITSVAAMMLFEEGKIRLDHPVSRYIPEFAETKVWVKGTADSYDTRDPLRPMEVRDLFTHTSGLTYGFLMQHEVDELYRKEKIGRPDETLEEMCVRLAKLPLLFSPGTRWNYSHSIDVLARVVEVASGQTLDAFFEERIFGPLGMVDTGFYVPEEKWPRLMACYARHPVTGKVDLSDGKGAESRAYRTKPPLLNGGGGLVSTLRDYHRFCQMLLHGGSLDGTRILSPKTVEFMRMNHLPENKSIKQMGDKTFSEARMDGNGFGLGGSVTINVAETMSPGSIGTFSWGGLANTFFWIDYEEELIAIQATQMMPSGCYPIRPQFQQLVYAAIDW, translated from the coding sequence ATGACGATCCAGGACGATATTCAGGCATCAGATGTAGGTCTGAACCAAGAGCGGCTCGACAGGATCGCGACGTATTTCGCGAAGTCTTACCTCGATAGCGGAAAGCTGCCATGCATGGCGACCATGGTGTCGCGAAACGGCCAGATCGTCCATGAAGCCTATCGGGGACGCGACGAACTGGACGGCGGTGACCCGATAAATGCGGACACGATCTTCCGTATCTATTCAATGACCAAGCCGATCACATCCGTAGCCGCGATGATGTTGTTCGAGGAAGGGAAGATCCGCCTCGATCATCCGGTCAGCAGATACATTCCGGAATTTGCAGAGACCAAGGTCTGGGTGAAGGGGACAGCTGACTCATACGACACGCGTGATCCATTGCGGCCGATGGAAGTGCGCGATCTGTTCACGCACACCTCCGGCCTCACCTATGGCTTCCTCATGCAGCACGAGGTCGACGAGCTTTACCGCAAGGAAAAGATCGGTCGCCCTGACGAGACGCTTGAGGAAATGTGCGTGCGGCTGGCGAAACTGCCGCTCCTCTTTTCTCCAGGTACGCGCTGGAATTATAGCCATTCGATAGACGTCCTTGCCCGCGTCGTCGAAGTCGCATCCGGTCAGACGCTCGATGCGTTCTTCGAAGAACGTATCTTCGGGCCACTCGGCATGGTCGACACAGGGTTCTATGTCCCAGAGGAAAAATGGCCGCGCCTGATGGCGTGCTACGCCAGACACCCGGTGACCGGAAAAGTCGATCTGAGCGACGGCAAAGGCGCTGAGTCGCGCGCCTATCGGACGAAGCCGCCGCTGCTCAATGGCGGGGGCGGGCTGGTCTCGACCCTTCGCGACTATCACCGCTTCTGCCAGATGTTGCTGCACGGCGGCTCGCTCGATGGCACGCGCATCCTCAGCCCCAAGACGGTTGAATTCATGCGCATGAACCACCTGCCGGAGAACAAGTCGATCAAGCAGATGGGCGACAAGACCTTTTCCGAAGCGCGCATGGATGGCAATGGCTTCGGCCTTGGCGGCAGTGTGACGATCAACGTGGCTGAAACAATGTCCCCGGGCTCAATCGGTACGTTCAGCTGGGGCGGTCTCGCCAACACCTTCTTCTGGATCGACTATGAAGAAGAACTGATCGCCATTCAGGCTACGCAGATGATGCCATCGGGGTGCTATCCGATCCGGCCGCAATTCCAGCAGCTTGTCTACGCAGCCATAGACTGGTGA
- a CDS encoding DUF3253 domain-containing protein — MSEQEKQGSKPPKKKPETLDEIILRMVGACEPGKSVDPSAVAKAFRSDNWQGMMREVRLRAIYLAKTGQIAIYRKGKPADPDTFKGVYRLGLPQD, encoded by the coding sequence GTGAGCGAGCAGGAGAAACAGGGCTCCAAACCGCCAAAGAAAAAACCCGAAACGCTGGATGAGATCATCCTGCGGATGGTGGGTGCGTGCGAGCCAGGCAAGTCTGTGGACCCGTCTGCCGTCGCCAAGGCATTCCGTAGCGACAACTGGCAGGGCATGATGCGGGAAGTGCGCCTCAGGGCAATCTACCTCGCCAAGACCGGTCAGATTGCGATTTACCGCAAAGGAAAGCCGGCAGACCCCGATACGTTCAAAGGGGTCTACCGGCTTGGATTGCCGCAGGACTAA
- a CDS encoding enoyl-CoA hydratase/isomerase, translating to MSFEKITYAVEDDIAILTFNDPKTMNAAGVDTVNEMSLALEKAGDEARCTIITANGRGFCSGANLSANPGGANQPDRKPDAGRELDRVYNPFIKSIRMHPHPVITAVNGAAAGVGCSIALAGDFIVAAESAYFLQAFRRIGLVPDGGSTYLLTRAIGRARAMEMTLFGEKIPASQALDWGLVNRVVADDKLLEEATNYAKQLANGPTTALSIIRDLVWQAEDNDFDTQLQAERYAQRTAGRSPDFAEGVKAFLEKRPANFKKS from the coding sequence ATGAGCTTTGAGAAAATCACCTATGCCGTCGAAGACGACATTGCGATCCTGACATTCAACGACCCGAAAACCATGAACGCCGCCGGCGTTGATACGGTCAACGAAATGAGCCTCGCGCTGGAGAAGGCTGGCGATGAAGCGCGCTGCACCATTATCACGGCAAACGGCCGTGGCTTCTGCTCAGGCGCTAATCTGTCGGCGAACCCAGGCGGGGCGAACCAGCCTGACCGCAAGCCCGATGCAGGGCGTGAGCTGGACCGCGTGTACAACCCGTTCATCAAGTCGATCCGGATGCACCCGCATCCTGTCATCACGGCTGTGAACGGCGCCGCAGCTGGCGTTGGCTGTTCGATCGCGCTGGCTGGTGACTTCATTGTTGCCGCTGAGAGCGCCTACTTCCTGCAGGCGTTTCGCCGGATTGGCCTCGTGCCGGATGGCGGCTCGACCTATTTGCTGACCCGCGCCATCGGCCGCGCCCGCGCAATGGAAATGACCCTTTTCGGTGAAAAGATCCCGGCGTCGCAGGCGCTTGACTGGGGCCTCGTCAACCGTGTCGTCGCCGATGACAAGCTGCTCGAGGAAGCGACCAATTATGCCAAGCAGCTGGCGAATGGACCAACCACGGCGCTTTCCATCATTCGTGACCTTGTCTGGCAGGCCGAAGACAATGATTTCGATACCCAACTTCAGGCAGAACGCTACGCCCAGCGTACGGCTGGTCGCTCACCTGATTTCGCAGAAGGCGTGAAAGCCTTCCTCGAAAAGCGTCCCGCGAATTTCAAGAAAAGCTAA
- a CDS encoding coniferyl aldehyde dehydrogenase, whose translation MALEGGGAGDLGSILAKQKAAHLRDGAPSVEKRIDWLDRSIDLLVTHGKALNEAMREDFGHRSVDQSDFTDIVGSIGALKHAKKHLKSWMKPEKRSTDFPLGLFGAKARIQFQPKGVVGVISPWNFPVNLTFTPLAGIFAAGNRAMIKPSEFTEATSELMKKLLGEYYSEEEVAVVTGGPDVGAAFSKLAFDHLVFTGATSIAYHVMRAAADNLVPLTLELGGKSPVILGESADLDKAAKRIMAGKTLNAGQICLAPDYAFVPKDKTKDFVQAATKAVETMFPTGLKDNDDYTSVINQRHYERLNSYLDDARSKGAEVIELNPAGDNFTQQPHHKMAPHIIIDPTDDMKVMQDEIFGPILPIKSYSKTQDAVDYINTHPRPLGLYYFGQDASERDHVLNNTTSGGVTVNDVIFHVAQEDLPFGGVGPSGMGSYHGIDGFREFSHRKSVYTQVGADLLAIARPPYGEKYRKLVAGRRKK comes from the coding sequence ATGGCACTTGAAGGCGGCGGCGCAGGCGATCTCGGATCAATCCTCGCAAAACAGAAAGCAGCCCATCTTCGTGATGGTGCCCCCTCCGTTGAAAAACGCATCGACTGGCTGGACCGCTCGATCGATCTGCTGGTCACACATGGCAAGGCGCTGAATGAAGCGATGCGCGAGGACTTCGGTCACCGCTCCGTGGATCAGTCGGACTTTACCGATATTGTCGGCTCTATCGGGGCGCTCAAGCACGCGAAAAAGCATCTGAAGTCATGGATGAAGCCTGAAAAGCGCTCAACCGATTTCCCGCTCGGACTATTCGGCGCAAAGGCCCGGATCCAGTTTCAGCCAAAAGGCGTTGTCGGCGTCATCTCGCCGTGGAATTTTCCGGTCAATCTGACTTTCACGCCGCTGGCGGGCATTTTCGCGGCGGGCAACCGCGCCATGATCAAACCTTCAGAGTTCACCGAAGCGACATCAGAGCTGATGAAGAAGCTGCTCGGCGAATACTATTCCGAAGAAGAAGTCGCTGTTGTCACAGGTGGTCCGGATGTAGGCGCAGCCTTCTCGAAACTCGCCTTCGACCATCTGGTGTTCACCGGCGCGACGTCTATCGCGTATCATGTCATGCGTGCGGCGGCCGATAATCTGGTGCCGCTGACGCTGGAGCTGGGCGGCAAATCCCCAGTCATTCTTGGCGAGTCAGCCGACCTGGACAAGGCAGCCAAGCGCATCATGGCGGGCAAGACATTGAATGCCGGCCAGATCTGCCTCGCCCCAGATTATGCTTTTGTTCCAAAGGACAAGACGAAAGACTTCGTGCAGGCCGCCACGAAGGCCGTGGAGACCATGTTCCCGACCGGTCTGAAAGATAATGACGACTACACGTCCGTCATCAACCAGCGCCATTATGAGCGCCTCAACAGCTATCTCGACGATGCGCGCTCAAAAGGCGCCGAAGTGATCGAGCTCAACCCGGCGGGCGATAATTTCACCCAGCAGCCGCACCACAAGATGGCCCCGCATATCATCATCGACCCGACCGACGACATGAAGGTCATGCAGGACGAAATTTTCGGCCCAATCCTGCCGATCAAATCCTATTCGAAAACGCAGGATGCGGTTGACTATATCAACACCCATCCGCGCCCCCTCGGCCTCTATTACTTCGGCCAGGACGCCAGCGAGCGGGACCACGTGCTGAACAACACCACGTCTGGCGGTGTGACGGTCAATGATGTGATCTTCCACGTCGCCCAGGAAGACCTGCCCTTTGGCGGCGTCGGTCCATCAGGCATGGGCAGCTATCACGGCATCGACGGCTTCCGCGAGTTCAGCCACCGCAAGTCGGTCTACACGCAGGTCGGTGCAGATTTGCTGGCCATTGCCCGCCCGCCATATGGCGAGAAGTATCGCAAACTGGTCGCGGGCCGCCGCAAGAAATAG
- a CDS encoding alpha/beta hydrolase family protein, whose product MRRLALGVLILCAIGSPATAQTVNPPIEAYGQLPSLAQATISPSGQKIALLQNLDESVQVRIFDIASGQITQGFDATHLKAHSVEFSDNEHVVIRASEATKLPGFRGEWEFSAAISIDIKSGDSRQLLSREKELYPAQGGLGKIVGRLDNGQLLMPAFVGKPGAEPAYNLLRAAHNGRGYTHGIGGQRTIDWFVDAEGDPLVRENYDNTDNKYVVEKLNGNRWTAFYEVENTPEIPISILAVSADDDAVYYVGETQEGDFDSFATLSKLSFDGTTEAALFRKDGADIERVLTDINRHLLGVTYSGIRPSYEISDPALHSSYTYVSGILPDAMISIESWSDDRSRVIYRVFDGSQTDYWLLHDNNTNSLLKLGPSRADIPQSALGRVIPFEYTARDGLTIPALLTVPPQTNLSDSSALPIVVMPHGGPSAYDRYDFDWLAQFFANRGYLVLQPNFRGSDGFGDAFEQAGNGEWGRKMQDDVSDGLLAMVSAGYADPDRACIVGASYGGYSALAGGAFTPDLYACVAAIAPVTDLNDMLKTAKSRHGSSHWVVSYWERAIANDQADRQMLAEISPVEHADAYKAPVLLIHGEDDTVVEFKQSRDMERALKRADKSVELIKLRGGDHWLSDSTTRLQTLIALESFVASHIGTASQTSPSE is encoded by the coding sequence GTGCGAAGACTGGCTCTGGGCGTACTGATTCTGTGCGCAATCGGCTCACCTGCCACAGCGCAGACCGTAAATCCCCCGATTGAGGCTTATGGCCAGCTGCCATCGCTGGCCCAAGCGACAATTTCCCCTAGCGGTCAGAAGATTGCCTTGCTCCAGAACCTGGATGAAAGCGTGCAAGTCCGGATCTTCGACATCGCTTCAGGCCAGATCACCCAAGGGTTCGACGCAACGCATTTGAAGGCACACTCGGTCGAGTTCAGTGACAACGAGCATGTCGTTATTCGCGCCTCCGAAGCGACCAAATTACCGGGCTTTCGCGGTGAATGGGAGTTCAGCGCTGCGATTTCGATAGACATCAAGAGTGGTGACAGCCGGCAGCTCCTCTCGCGGGAAAAAGAACTCTATCCTGCTCAAGGCGGGCTTGGAAAAATTGTTGGCCGGTTGGACAATGGTCAACTGCTCATGCCTGCATTCGTGGGCAAACCAGGCGCCGAGCCCGCATACAATCTTCTCAGGGCTGCGCATAACGGCCGCGGCTACACACACGGTATTGGCGGACAGCGCACAATTGACTGGTTCGTCGATGCGGAAGGCGACCCGCTTGTTCGCGAAAATTACGACAATACCGACAACAAATACGTGGTTGAAAAGCTAAACGGAAACCGTTGGACCGCGTTCTATGAAGTTGAAAACACGCCTGAAATACCAATTTCGATATTGGCAGTGAGCGCTGATGACGACGCGGTCTATTACGTTGGAGAAACGCAGGAGGGAGATTTCGACAGCTTTGCCACGCTGTCGAAGTTGAGCTTTGATGGAACGACTGAAGCGGCGCTATTCCGAAAAGACGGGGCCGACATTGAAAGAGTTCTCACCGATATCAATCGGCATCTTCTTGGCGTCACCTATTCAGGCATTCGGCCGAGTTACGAAATTTCTGATCCCGCGCTGCATAGCAGCTATACATACGTCTCCGGCATTTTGCCCGATGCAATGATCAGCATTGAGTCCTGGTCGGATGATCGCAGCCGGGTCATCTATCGCGTGTTTGATGGATCCCAGACCGATTATTGGCTTCTGCACGATAACAACACCAACAGCCTGCTGAAACTAGGGCCAAGCCGCGCCGACATCCCACAAAGCGCACTCGGCCGCGTGATCCCTTTTGAATACACCGCACGTGACGGCCTGACCATTCCAGCGCTCCTGACCGTACCACCACAGACCAATTTGTCCGACAGTTCTGCGCTACCTATCGTCGTCATGCCTCATGGTGGCCCGTCCGCCTATGACCGGTACGACTTCGATTGGCTCGCCCAATTCTTTGCCAATCGCGGCTATCTTGTCCTCCAGCCCAACTTCAGAGGCTCAGACGGGTTTGGTGACGCGTTTGAACAGGCTGGCAATGGAGAATGGGGCCGTAAGATGCAGGACGATGTCAGCGATGGCCTGCTCGCTATGGTTTCAGCCGGTTACGCAGATCCGGATCGTGCCTGTATCGTCGGTGCTAGCTATGGCGGCTATTCAGCACTGGCAGGAGGCGCATTTACACCGGACCTCTACGCCTGCGTCGCGGCGATCGCGCCAGTCACCGATCTGAATGACATGCTCAAAACAGCCAAGTCTCGCCATGGCAGTAGCCACTGGGTTGTCAGCTATTGGGAAAGGGCTATCGCAAACGATCAAGCAGACCGACAGATGCTCGCAGAGATATCCCCTGTCGAGCACGCTGATGCCTATAAGGCGCCCGTCCTTCTAATCCATGGCGAAGACGACACGGTGGTTGAGTTCAAACAAAGCCGAGACATGGAGCGCGCCCTGAAGCGTGCTGACAAGTCGGTTGAACTGATCAAGCTTCGTGGCGGCGATCACTGGCTGAGCGACAGCACGACACGGCTACAAACCCTGATCGCCCTCGAAAGCTTCGTTGCAAGCCATATCGGAACTGCATCGCAGACATCGCCATCTGAGTAA
- a CDS encoding sensor histidine kinase produces MLNSRERFQLVVLDQLGEGVIVADADGKIVTVNRAAEEIHGRVKLDVPPDEYSETYELLTLDDEPYPSTQLPLSKAVNEGLTVIDAPWKIRRPDKSVVIAVGTARPIIDDDGEQIGAVLTMRDETLRYHAERQLKEALRVKETLLYEVNHRVRNSLQVVSSIVSMHRHSVQDPDALEALENAGRRIDVITATHRSLYELGTHDWVDCTYLLPDLCKQIVETYQQQTQVSINVDARGTVILGVSHAVSLCLAVTELVTNACKYAFPDRKTGEIHLLLDATGDDVHVRISDDGVGMDEAAAGEAPQGIGTMIVSGLAHGIGADIARETSGSGTSFSIRFPRQAESLDQVHKAFVRDVDQIEDHWQLNRLA; encoded by the coding sequence ATGTTAAACTCGCGAGAGAGGTTCCAACTCGTCGTTCTCGACCAGCTTGGCGAGGGTGTGATTGTCGCCGACGCTGACGGAAAGATCGTCACTGTCAATCGCGCCGCCGAGGAGATCCATGGCCGGGTCAAACTCGACGTACCGCCTGACGAGTACAGCGAGACGTATGAACTCCTCACCCTTGATGATGAGCCATATCCATCGACGCAATTGCCTCTCTCCAAAGCCGTGAACGAAGGCCTTACGGTGATTGATGCGCCATGGAAGATCAGACGACCGGACAAGAGTGTCGTGATCGCGGTCGGGACGGCCCGCCCCATCATCGATGATGACGGTGAGCAGATCGGCGCTGTGCTGACCATGCGGGACGAAACGCTGCGGTATCATGCCGAGCGGCAGCTGAAAGAGGCGCTCAGGGTCAAGGAAACGCTGCTGTACGAGGTCAATCACCGCGTTCGCAACAGCCTTCAGGTCGTGTCGTCCATCGTGTCGATGCACAGGCACTCGGTCCAGGATCCCGATGCCCTTGAAGCCCTGGAGAATGCCGGTCGCCGGATCGACGTGATTACCGCCACGCACCGTAGCCTTTATGAGCTTGGGACACATGACTGGGTCGACTGCACTTATCTACTGCCCGACCTCTGCAAGCAGATTGTCGAGACGTACCAGCAACAGACCCAGGTCTCGATCAATGTTGATGCTAGAGGAACCGTCATCCTTGGGGTCAGTCACGCTGTCTCGCTTTGTCTGGCTGTCACGGAACTCGTGACCAATGCCTGCAAGTACGCTTTTCCCGACCGGAAGACAGGTGAAATCCACTTGCTGCTCGATGCGACGGGCGATGATGTACACGTGCGTATTTCTGACGATGGTGTCGGCATGGATGAAGCGGCCGCCGGTGAGGCCCCGCAGGGCATTGGAACAATGATCGTGTCCGGGCTCGCTCACGGCATCGGTGCAGACATCGCCCGCGAAACCAGCGGCAGCGGCACCAGCTTCAGCATTCGCTTTCCGCGCCAGGCCGAGAGCCTGGATCAGGTACACAAGGCATTTGTACGCGACGTCGACCAGATCGAAGACCATTGGCAGCTTAACCGCCTCGCTTGA